The following nucleotide sequence is from Trifolium pratense cultivar HEN17-A07 linkage group LG2, ARS_RC_1.1, whole genome shotgun sequence.
AGTTATCATCTCCAACACAACAATCCCATAACTATAAACATCTACTTTAGATGTTATTGGTAAATTCAAAATCCATTCAGGCGCCATATATCCTCTTGTTCCTCTTATCATTGAGAATTCTGAATTATTGTTGAGATTGTTTCTATTTTGGAGTTTAGACAATCCAAAATCTGCTAACTTGGGTTGAAAGTTAGAATCAAGAAGTATATTTTGTGGCTTTATATCACAATGCAAAATCCACTCCAAACATTCTTCATGTAGATAAGCTAAAACTCTAGCAATTCCTAAAGCAATATCATACCTTTTACTCCAATCAAGGGTATTAGTTTTAGATGAAAGATTTTCAGCTAAAGAACCATTTTCCATGTACTCATAGACCAAAATTCTATGCTTACCTTCAACACAATATCCCCACATTTCAATCAAGTTCATGTGGTTAAGTCTTCCTATGATGCTTACTTCGGCGAGAGACTCTCCTTCTCCTTGTTGAGCTTCATACAATCTCTTTATGGCTACATGTCTTTGATCCGGCAATGTACCTCTATATACATCCCCTCCTCCACCTCTTCCAATCTCATTACTGAAATTCTTTGTTGCTACCTTCAACTCGAAGTAACTATATCTTCTGAATCCCAATGCATGATGATAGTTATGTTTATCTACACTACTCTTTTTGTTggcaaataaaaaaacaaaaaccacaaaaaaacaaacacattctAAACCACCAACTGTAATTACAAGCCATTGAAAAAACTTTAACATGCTACTTATTGGTTTTCTATGAAAGTCTTTGTGAAGCTGCACCCAACAAAACTGATCTTTTACACTCATAGTTTCTTCTTTAGAGAAGTGATTACCTTTTGGAAGTCTTAAGTAAATTATTCCTCCTAGAATACTTGGTGAATGTCTCCCATTCAACAATTGTAGCTTTGTAAAGCAATTGAAGGTGCCTTTGTCCTCTTTGAATGTGTATTGAAATCCTCTACAGTAACAATCTTGTAAACATAAACTCTCACAATTTTTGTAGGTactattttgaacataattaCTGTCATAACCGAAGAGCTCATAaccttgtaattttaaaaagGTAGACTTACTTCTATTGCAAGTAAAATCAAACATAGGTTTGCAGCCATAAGACCAATCACTATCGTTCGTCACTTTATACCCCGGCAAACAAGAGCATTTCTTACCGTTTTTAGAATCATAGCTACAAGTGCTATTTTCACCACAAATTCCATGAATTGTGCAAGTATCAATTATGACTTGATATGAAATATACCAAATTTCTGACAAGTTTTTTCGACTATAAACTCGAATATTACCGTCAAAATCAATGGTTAATCTTCTTTGCATAACCATACCATAATCATAAGTTGAAAAAGAGTAATTATCAGAGGAAGCGAACTTCCCCAAAGAATCCAACAAAGCAATTCTACTACTATTGTAATGGAACCTTCCAGCATCTGAGCATAACAACCAATGTGGAGGCCAATATGTACTCAAAACATCAGGACCATTATAGGCGAGACGAATACCATTGTTATCATCAAAGAATAACTTATAGAAGCCAGAAGAATGATTACTCTGGCTTCTTGAAGAAACAAGATTTGTGTATCTAGTGAGAGGTTGATTAGGAAGCAGAGTATTTATTGGAAAATCATAGCTTTGCCATAAGATGTTAGTTCCTTGAAGCTCACGTAACACAAGATTACCATCTTGTTTGAGATACAACTCTAATGGAGCATTTGATGCTGTGTTTGAAGACCAAGTGTTGTTTTGACCCCCATCAAGCAAGAGGATGTTACCTGTGTTTAAGAGGAAAAGCTTTGAAAGCTTACCTTTTGGAAATTATAAGGAAAGGAAGAAATTAGAGGAAATAAAATTAGTTGGCTAGGCTTCTAGTATCTTTATTATTGATCACAGTATCACACAATAACAAGAACCAagatttgaaattaaaaattactaTTCTACGAAGTATTTAGCTAGAGTAATGAGAACACTTCATTTTTAAAGCTTTTAACACTTATTCTTACTCTAAGCCGCTACACTAGGTTTGGTCTGGTGAGAGATTTGGGTAGCATGTTTGAGATCTTGAGTTCGATCCTCAACtccattgtaaataaaaaaaacacttattcTTACTCTATTATTGGGTTAAATTAAAggtttaactatacatttggtcccttacgtttattttaggtttcaatttggtcccttaagtttaaaaagtatcaatttggtcccttacgtttattttaggtttcaagttagtcctttccgtcaattttgtcacatgtggtagtcaatttgcatatgtggattGACATGTGGCACTTGGAcatgctgacacgtgtactattcaaacggtgttagtgacaaaactaacggaaaggactaacttgaaacctaaaataaacgtaagggaccaaattgatactttttaaacataagggaccaaatgtgtagttaagcctaaattaaatcaataattgtaaaaattgtaaaatactACACGCTCTgcaattatattaaaattaaggtTTTTTCTAAACCACTCCTTCATTATTTGGGATATTTACCGATCAATCAATGATAACAAGTCATAtacatgtgaaataaaagttaGTTGTAAGTACCACATGCAAATCTAATTATGTGGCTTGTTCTTATTGGTTGATGGATAAATACCCTAAAATTATGAAGGGGTAATTAGAAATTCTACAATATAACATTTGGGTATATATTATGCAATTGTGAAATACTACTGCCTTTGTCTCATTTTAGgtgttttatttgaattttgcaTACTTTTTTGTCAAGAATTTGCATATTTATTCTACTTTAAATAATGTTGATTGTGTTCATTTCAAatatcaggaaaaaaaaaaaaaatcaaatttgcaTAAATTTGAACATTACCTACCATTCGCAGGTTGTTCACGGTTTGCCATCCATACAATATTGGCTGGATCATGACTGTGATTATGCAGCTCTGTGAACCATATGGCGAAGGTAAATGCGTTTTCTCCGATTTGATAGAAGCCAGCAGAGAAGATTCCATTTGAAGAGACAATAACATCTTCATGTTTCTCTACTGATAGAGATGAACCCTTTTTCAATGATGTTAAATAACATGAACAGTATTGGAAAGGAAATAGAAAGATGGTTAGAAGGAAAATATGTGAAACTTTGAAAGCCATTGTTGACTGGTGATCATGTAATTGTGATGTGTGTGTATTTAAGTGAAACCCAGGTGCAATTAATCTTTCTAACTAGGACCACAAGTTGAAAATGGTAGCTTGATTAGACTTTTCAATGAtgatatttttgtgtttttatccttcaattttcaACACGGTTCTTTGTGGTGGACTGGTGGGTCTTGGAAACCAAGGACTAAAGGTCCAAAAAGTAGTGTGAAATCACAAAATGTTATGTTAGTGTAACTTAgacatgttatttatttttgatgttgTTGGCTGGCCTGGTACAACACATGATACACATATTCTTTTAACTACGATcgaagaaatgaaaaatgtgTTTCCATCCTCCTGAAGGTAAGCataatctcatttttataataaagttaTGTATTGTTTAaattaaagttaattttttataaatattaacaaaatttattttgttgttatagGAAAGTACTATCTAGTTGATGCTGGATATCCAGTATCTATCTCCACACAAGGGTGAAATATATCAAATTCCAGATTTTAGAGCTGGTAGTCGTCAAGCACAAGGAATGCAAGAAGTATTCAACCATGCACATTTttcactaagaaatgttattGAAAGAACAATTGGGGTTTGGAAGAAAAGATTGttggaattaatttattattaattatatataagacATGCTCTCAATAATAAAGATTAAACATATAATCTTATAACGGAAGTGCGGAAGCTAAACAtatgagcatgtatataaaCACATGATCTATGACATAATGATTTATCAAGGATTATAGGAATATATGAATAGATGAACCATTAGATAGAAGTTAAACAAACCGATCCTAAAACGCAAAGAGAAAAAGACGGACGACGAGTATccgttggcttgtggttcttcctcaaccaagACTCCTTATGCCCTAAGcgctcttcagatggggagaagaggcGATATGCAgtgtgtccggtatattggggaccatatcctatatatagtgtgatggccaattagggttcccattattctgaaatgggtcatcctgacatccactcatattgagctcatatcaaattaattaattaattctaaatagaaatctaattaaccttttaactttatttgatcacttaatcaattaaggctcctaattgataaatagctaatataattatataaagatatttgtccaaataatatttttggaatatcataaaatattccaacaatctcccacttgggctACATATCGtaataattatatcattattccTTAGGCGCATCCGAATGCTATTTATATTTAGATTTCAACCTTACAATCTGGTCCATCTCATACATCAATAATGAGACCACCGCGGTTGTCGTCACTGACGTATAACGTGACGGAACCCCAGAGACCACCACATCAATGTACTTGATGACATAGATCGATATGGATGAGTAGCATGAAAATTTCATGAAATGTGATATCTAAATCATGTCTATTTCCAATTGGTCCAACTGAAATCTTTAGTGAGATTAAACCGAAGtttgcaaattcaatatttgcacAAAAGATACAGAACCggttataacaataataacctcaaactttatttctgcagaaaacctTAACAAAGTATCAAAACTAAAGTTAGAGCATAAATAATATGAAAGACCTTAGGTGTCAAGTCTTCGATTAGTGAGTAAGCTAGCATAAACTTTATCTCTATATGTTCTATCATTCAACAACAGCTAATAAGTCAACGAACTTTATAAAATAGTTGTTGAAACGTTATCCGACTAACTTATGTCACACTATAACTTGAGTTGTCTTTCAAAATCTTTTACTTTATGCAACCAAGTGACATAAATACTTACGGTCATTTCTTGAATTAAAATGTCAATTTTATATAGACATTTAAAAGGATCGGAGTCGAACATCTTGATGATCTCCAAATTGTTAGATCTTCGATATGTGAGCACAAATTCTTATAGACATTTAAAAGGATCGGCGTGAATTAATTACATCATATCCCATTTCTTGGAAGCTTGGTCGAAACTCTAAAAGACACACAAAGTACTACACCCTATTTTACTCTACATTTTTTCAAAACTTTCCACGGGTTTCCAAGAAACAACCCACAAGTTTCCACGAACTAATCACTGAAAGTTCAGAACAGAGTTTCATATTCTCCCCACAATATAAATTTCACAATATAATTTAAGTAATAACCTCAAACTCATTGCATAGTTTTTCATTTACTACAATGACTTTTGAAGAAAATACCTTAACTCAAACCCCTTTAGCCTTAATTCCACATTACACCATTCTAGAGTGTGTCTTAGGTCTCTGTTTCACAACATTCAACATTCTCCTTCTTGTTCCTTATGATTACATCGACAAAAACCCGGTTCCTGCGGTAATCTTCAAGGGTCGGACAACAACATTCCAAGCTTTCTTGGTTTGCATAATCTTTGCTTTCTCAGGTGCAACTAATGCCATTGTGGCAGCTAGTATTAATTCACGGTTTGGAAGATTTTGTGGGTATTATTCAATGGTTTCTATGGCTTCTGCTTTTGCAATTCTCTTATGGGCTATTTTTTGTACATGTATTCATTAGCTAGAATCCTTGATGTCAAACAATTTTTGCTTCATGATTTTGAAAGCAATTGTTCTATGTAAGGTGATTCAGCATATTGATAAAGAATTTTAATTGTGAtgtcaaataattaaaaatggattatTTCACATGTCAGCAGATGGTTTATTCATTCTTGTAAGGATATATCAGTCGGTACTCGGTAGCTACGAACAACATTATTGGAGGactagggactaaaaatatataagaatCACAAAGATATATGAGAATATATAATAGTCATTAGTATCACTTAAGTGAGTCACGTGTCTATAGAAATTCAATCACGTGCATTCCTTTGCCCTCATGCGTTTCTCCGttcctgcgttttttttttacttctttctTTCCAAAGAACTGCTATTAATCTATTATTACAAAGGGGAGTCACAACCAAGACAACAAAAAAAGAGCAGGCCCGAGTTTTCTCATAGAGAGTTTTCTACTTCTTGCTTGAAAGAGCGGGTGGCTTTGGGTCGTTCTCTAATCCGGAATCACTTATATGTATCTTTTTTCCTTATCTTTAATCTAAATACGTGGTTTTCACACAGATTAGggttttcttgttttattttgtgttttattcGTCCAAGTGTGTCCCATCTTTGTGAGGTGTGCATTTGATTTTCCGTTTTAGTGCGGTGTTcgttttctttccttcttttaGTTCAGACTGACAGATCAACTTTGATTAACTACTGATTAAATCCATGACAAGTTCATCAACGATACAAATCCGGAAACATGAGTATTtatgttacttttattttgtcacattatttgtagACTTGAGTATAtcattttatgctattaacttggatgctgCGAGTTTGTTCGCATATTCATCCTTTCAGTTTATAGCGATATTGAATTTGTGCTTGTATCTGATGTACTCTTTCGATTTGAATGAGtgaatattttgttttagtaaaaaaaatattggaataaaaatgtaaattaataataaaacttCTTCCCTCCActtgtgaaccaaacatatatttaattaaaatctcTTATCTCCCCGAGACATTCTTGCATAGGCATAAGACATTTAGGCACACAAACatcaatcaaaaaaattaaaagagaaataaaatagtcacatcaattaatataattttaatcatatctttttaaaatttttttcaCTTATGTGAGTGTGCCTAAGAATAATTCATTTGTGCTTGTGCCCATGTTAGCATTTTCTATCTCCCCTCCCCTctcctcttttgaaccaaacatacatctaattaaaaaaaattccctCCCCATACCCTCCCTCCTCTCCTTTCCATCGAACCAAACAAACTATAAGGCACCTTAAAGTGCATACAtagatgttatttttttattttttttatgtgtaattctttttatttttctattttatgtgtAATGTTTTACCTATGATGGACCAATGCAcgtaaattacaatttttattttgatgaaaactaaaaatacacaaattagtttaaataaaaatcaaatt
It contains:
- the LOC123911595 gene encoding putative receptor protein kinase ZmPK1 isoform X2 — encoded protein: MKMLLSLQMESSLLASIKSEKTHLPSPYGSQSCIITVMIQPILYGWQTVNNLRMVGKLSKLFLLNTGNILLLDGGQNNTWSSNTASNAPLELYLKQDGNLVLRELQGTNILWQSYDFPINTLLPNQPLTRYTNLVSSRSQSNHSSGFYKLFFDDNNGIRLAYNGPDVLSTYWPPHWLLCSDAGRFHYNSSRIALLDSLGKFASSDNYSFSTYDYGMVMQRRLTIDFDGNIRVYSRKNLSEIWYISYQVIIDTCTIHGICGENSTCSYDSKNGKKCSCLPGYKVTNDSDWSYGCKPMFDFTCNRSKSTFLKLQGYELFGYDSNYVQNSTYKNCESLCLQDCYCRGFQYTFKEDKGTFNCFTKLQLLNGRHSPSILGGIIYLRLPKGNHFSKEETMSVKDQFCWVQLHKDFHRKPISSMLKFFQWLVITVGGLECVCFFVVFVFLFANKKSSVDKHNYHHALGFRRYSYFELKVATKNFSNEIGRGGGGDVYRGTLPDQRHVAIKRLYEAQQGEGESLAEVSIIGRLNHMNLIEMWGYCVEGKHRILVYEYMENGSLAENLSSKTNTLDWSKRYDIALGIARVLAYLHEECLEWILHCDIKPQNILLDSNFQPKLADFGLSKLQNRNNLNNNSEFSMIRGTRGYMAPEWILNLPITSKVDVYSYGIVVLEMITGKSSTMMNIEGYDGEVANNRRLITWVREKKRSACWVEEIIDPSMVNNCDLSKMEILARVALDCVEEDRDIRPTMSQVVEMLQSRDRELE
- the LOC123911595 gene encoding putative receptor protein kinase ZmPK1 isoform X1, which translates into the protein MAFKVSHIFLLTIFLFPFQYCSCYLTSLKKGSSLSVEKHEDVIVSSNGIFSAGFYQIGENAFTFAIWFTELHNHSHDPANIVWMANREQPANGKLSKLFLLNTGNILLLDGGQNNTWSSNTASNAPLELYLKQDGNLVLRELQGTNILWQSYDFPINTLLPNQPLTRYTNLVSSRSQSNHSSGFYKLFFDDNNGIRLAYNGPDVLSTYWPPHWLLCSDAGRFHYNSSRIALLDSLGKFASSDNYSFSTYDYGMVMQRRLTIDFDGNIRVYSRKNLSEIWYISYQVIIDTCTIHGICGENSTCSYDSKNGKKCSCLPGYKVTNDSDWSYGCKPMFDFTCNRSKSTFLKLQGYELFGYDSNYVQNSTYKNCESLCLQDCYCRGFQYTFKEDKGTFNCFTKLQLLNGRHSPSILGGIIYLRLPKGNHFSKEETMSVKDQFCWVQLHKDFHRKPISSMLKFFQWLVITVGGLECVCFFVVFVFLFANKKSSVDKHNYHHALGFRRYSYFELKVATKNFSNEIGRGGGGDVYRGTLPDQRHVAIKRLYEAQQGEGESLAEVSIIGRLNHMNLIEMWGYCVEGKHRILVYEYMENGSLAENLSSKTNTLDWSKRYDIALGIARVLAYLHEECLEWILHCDIKPQNILLDSNFQPKLADFGLSKLQNRNNLNNNSEFSMIRGTRGYMAPEWILNLPITSKVDVYSYGIVVLEMITGKSSTMMNIEGYDGEVANNRRLITWVREKKRSACWVEEIIDPSMVNNCDLSKMEILARVALDCVEEDRDIRPTMSQVVEMLQSRDRELE